In the Methylomonas rhizoryzae genome, one interval contains:
- a CDS encoding thermonuclease family protein translates to MAVRTVNKVFAIGCLASVCLVFSASHANEIFEWHDAAGKHHYSDRSQQPARILQIEPGADYYLVKKVYDGDTVLLANGWKVRLLGINTPEVAGRYKAAETGGEAAKAWLIRALEGKTVRLEYDAEKQDAYRRVLAHLFSSDRKHINVELVKLGYAAVAIHPPNLKYAGTLLAAQAQAERERLGIWREADYAAVPAEQLTDGNYKGWKRITGRVHDVKLGKKYGYLELSDQVSVRIDSANLSLFPALEGYLGRRIEARGWVRKSRQRFVLGVRHPGEIKEIK, encoded by the coding sequence ATGGCTGTTAGAACCGTTAATAAAGTTTTCGCGATTGGCTGCTTAGCCTCGGTGTGTTTGGTATTTTCGGCCTCGCACGCAAACGAGATATTCGAGTGGCACGACGCGGCGGGTAAGCACCATTATTCCGACCGTTCGCAGCAGCCAGCCAGAATTTTACAGATTGAGCCCGGTGCAGACTATTACTTGGTAAAAAAGGTCTACGACGGCGATACCGTATTATTGGCAAACGGCTGGAAAGTCCGTCTGTTAGGCATCAATACCCCGGAGGTGGCGGGACGATACAAAGCCGCCGAAACGGGCGGGGAAGCGGCCAAGGCGTGGTTGATTCGGGCGCTGGAAGGAAAAACCGTCCGTCTGGAATACGACGCGGAAAAACAGGATGCGTACCGGCGGGTGTTGGCCCATCTTTTTAGCTCGGACCGCAAGCACATCAATGTAGAGCTGGTTAAGTTGGGTTATGCCGCGGTGGCGATCCATCCGCCGAATTTAAAATACGCAGGGACCTTGTTGGCTGCCCAGGCACAAGCCGAGCGCGAGCGTTTGGGGATTTGGCGGGAGGCTGATTACGCGGCTGTTCCGGCCGAGCAATTGACGGACGGCAACTACAAAGGTTGGAAACGTATTACCGGGCGCGTGCACGATGTGAAATTGGGCAAAAAATATGGCTATTTAGAACTGTCCGATCAAGTTTCGGTACGCATCGATAGCGCCAATCTAAGCCTTTTTCCGGCTCTGGAGGGATATCTGGGCCGGCGCATAGAAGCCAGGGGGTGGGTGAGAAAGTCCCGGCAGCGTTTTGTGTTGGGCGTGCGCCATCCGGGCGAAATCAAGGAAATAAAGTAA
- a CDS encoding OmpA family protein, giving the protein MQKMLTLTATLTGVILSGCATQSSNTFQPFQAEDLNAQVKAGLLVQKTNSFFVLNDSSSSMSKTYLGASEYSGTKLDVEKNLLNKFNKSIPAIPLSSGLRSFGFGPCVDWSTSQLNQGIQPYSASGFESAILSMQCSSGGTPLAEALSATNADLASAPGNIALIVFSDGMDETSPIPAAEALKAQYGDRLCIHTVWVGNESDVGGQAVLQEISQTSGCGVTTDATSVANAGGMSAFVKQVFFNDGKPGPKDDDQDGVLNDKDKCPDTPKGAIVDKDGCWAFHGVLFDFDSDVVKSKYDPLIDNAVKVMKLNPTLTVEIEGHTDSVGSEAYNQGLSERRALSVKKEIVNQGIDGNRMTTVGFGESQPVESNDTDAGRAYNRRVVYRRTDK; this is encoded by the coding sequence ATGCAAAAAATGCTCACTCTTACGGCAACGCTGACAGGCGTGATCTTGTCCGGTTGTGCAACGCAATCCAGCAATACTTTTCAACCTTTTCAAGCCGAAGACTTGAACGCTCAAGTCAAAGCCGGCCTGCTCGTACAGAAAACCAACAGCTTCTTTGTCTTGAACGACTCGTCTTCGTCGATGAGCAAAACCTACCTGGGCGCTTCCGAGTACAGCGGAACAAAATTAGACGTAGAAAAAAACTTGCTGAATAAATTCAATAAAAGCATTCCGGCCATTCCGCTGTCTTCCGGCCTGCGCAGCTTCGGTTTCGGTCCCTGTGTGGACTGGAGCACGTCCCAACTGAATCAAGGCATCCAGCCTTATTCGGCATCCGGTTTCGAAAGCGCGATTCTGTCCATGCAATGTTCGAGCGGCGGTACGCCTTTGGCGGAAGCGTTGAGCGCAACCAATGCGGATTTAGCCTCGGCACCCGGCAACATCGCCCTGATCGTCTTCAGCGACGGCATGGACGAAACCTCGCCTATACCCGCCGCAGAGGCGCTTAAGGCTCAATACGGAGACCGTTTATGCATACACACCGTCTGGGTCGGCAACGAGAGCGATGTCGGCGGCCAAGCGGTATTGCAGGAAATTTCCCAAACGTCCGGCTGCGGCGTTACGACCGATGCTACCAGCGTCGCCAATGCCGGCGGCATGAGCGCATTCGTCAAGCAGGTGTTTTTCAATGACGGCAAACCCGGGCCTAAAGACGACGACCAAGACGGCGTACTCAATGACAAAGACAAATGCCCGGACACCCCGAAAGGCGCGATTGTCGATAAAGACGGCTGCTGGGCGTTCCACGGCGTCTTGTTCGATTTCGACAGCGACGTCGTTAAATCAAAATACGATCCTTTGATCGACAATGCGGTTAAAGTGATGAAACTGAATCCGACGCTGACGGTAGAAATCGAAGGCCATACCGATAGCGTCGGCAGCGAAGCCTACAACCAAGGCTTGTCCGAACGCCGAGCACTATCCGTCAAGAAAGAAATCGTCAACCAAGGAATAGACGGCAACCGTATGACCACAGTAGGTTTCGGCGAAAGTCAACCGGTAGAATCCAACGATACCGATGCAGGCCGCGCCTACAATCGCCGCGTGGTCTATAGACGTACCGACAAATAA
- a CDS encoding coiled-coil domain-containing protein, with the protein METWQKLVPVGQDLWQQWYQLTLHNREYAVALVVCAVLVTAIFYSIRIGFLKSAYRKLEQARAAAQAELEEAGTHVAALQQQIAQLDGELQQAKLDAQAQASQAASNAESLSRRNKQLAESAASLTECFELSVEKLPAADAAHLPEAYAAILNRAAERFRNELQAKAQLQLSLHAEATKTAEKEMLANGLQDRLNIQTQQLAKLELELEQLQHARQQWEADKQRLTTEIQGLKAQAALAQASASVPAAPPAPTIAVGAELEPVAVNTLADLDDGTVKQESATADWAAGEEVVSPKAPMDAEPVNVMESRKEDDGPRKGLFARAMSSFSKIDGRLGMKTAADVEELQTDAVLGEVPAISEEELSPISAAASVETSAVAKKSGIFGMFNQPAIPEETPTLPIQAAEPAKPDTQPKGKGFFARTLDSIAKIDEKLGMKPDMTAVEAEQPARVETLAATAVQSEADAADKTQAFGDGVSAKLGGLLGGFGKPVRKKNAQPAEADERIELADNGEAAKKASLSGWMKKLKPGK; encoded by the coding sequence ATGGAAACATGGCAAAAACTTGTCCCGGTCGGCCAAGATCTTTGGCAACAATGGTATCAACTGACCCTACACAATCGGGAATACGCCGTTGCATTGGTGGTGTGTGCGGTTTTGGTCACTGCAATTTTTTACAGTATCCGCATCGGATTTCTGAAAAGCGCCTACCGAAAATTGGAACAGGCCAGAGCTGCCGCACAAGCCGAACTCGAGGAAGCCGGGACCCATGTTGCCGCCTTGCAACAGCAAATCGCACAATTGGATGGCGAACTGCAGCAAGCCAAGTTGGATGCCCAGGCTCAAGCCAGCCAAGCGGCAAGCAACGCAGAGAGTTTGTCCCGGCGCAACAAACAATTGGCGGAAAGTGCGGCTAGCTTGACCGAATGTTTCGAGTTGAGCGTGGAGAAACTGCCGGCAGCCGATGCGGCGCATTTGCCGGAAGCCTATGCGGCCATCCTGAACCGGGCGGCGGAGCGCTTTAGAAATGAGTTGCAGGCCAAGGCGCAGTTGCAACTATCGTTACATGCGGAAGCGACGAAAACCGCCGAAAAAGAAATGCTGGCCAACGGCTTGCAAGACCGGTTGAACATTCAAACGCAACAGCTGGCGAAGTTGGAATTGGAATTGGAACAGTTGCAGCATGCGCGGCAACAATGGGAAGCCGATAAACAACGTCTCACCACGGAAATTCAGGGCTTGAAAGCGCAAGCCGCGCTGGCGCAAGCGTCGGCAAGCGTTCCGGCTGCTCCGCCGGCGCCGACGATTGCTGTCGGTGCGGAATTGGAACCTGTAGCGGTTAACACGCTTGCCGACTTAGACGACGGCACCGTCAAACAAGAGTCCGCAACGGCAGATTGGGCAGCCGGCGAGGAGGTTGTTTCGCCGAAGGCGCCGATGGACGCCGAGCCGGTAAATGTTATGGAAAGTCGGAAAGAGGATGACGGACCGCGCAAAGGCTTATTCGCCCGGGCGATGAGTTCTTTCAGCAAAATCGACGGCAGATTGGGTATGAAAACGGCTGCCGATGTAGAAGAATTGCAAACCGATGCCGTTCTCGGCGAAGTGCCGGCCATTTCTGAAGAAGAGCTGTCACCGATAAGCGCAGCAGCAAGCGTGGAAACAAGCGCCGTTGCCAAAAAGTCCGGCATTTTCGGCATGTTCAATCAACCGGCAATTCCGGAGGAAACGCCAACGCTGCCTATTCAAGCAGCCGAGCCGGCCAAACCCGATACCCAGCCGAAAGGCAAAGGATTTTTTGCGAGAACCCTGGATTCCATCGCTAAAATCGACGAAAAACTCGGCATGAAACCGGACATGACAGCGGTTGAAGCGGAACAGCCCGCAAGGGTCGAAACCTTGGCCGCTACGGCTGTGCAATCTGAAGCGGATGCCGCCGATAAGACCCAAGCCTTTGGGGACGGCGTTTCCGCCAAACTAGGCGGTCTGTTGGGCGGATTCGGGAAACCGGTCCGGAAAAAAAATGCACAGCCGGCTGAGGCCGACGAACGCATTGAGCTTGCCGATAATGGCGAAGCGGCGAAAAAGGCATCGCTGTCCGGCTGGATGAAAAAACTTAAACCGGGCAAGTAA
- the gltX gene encoding glutamate--tRNA ligase: MTIRTRFAPSPTGYLHVGGARTALFSWLYARKHGGKFILRIEDTDLERSSQESVNAILEGMTWLGLEYDEGPFYQTHRFDRYKEVIQQLLDQGDAYYCYCSREELDALREQQMANKEKPRYNGKCRTAEAADGERVVRFKNPDHGDVVIDDLVKGRIVVANKELDDLIIARSDGTPTYNLTVVVDDMDMGVTHVIRGDDHVNNTPRQINILKALGASLPVYAHVPMILGADGARLSKRHGAVSVMQYRMDGYMPEALLNYLVRLGWSHGDQELFSVDEMIQLFDLEKVNVSASTFNTEKLLWLNHQYLMNSDPARVAHHLSWHFGELGIDPATGPALTDVVLAQRERCKTLVEMAEQSVYFYRDFDSYEEKAVKKNFKAGVEDVLQHLWSRFDSLSGWQPEALHQVVIDSAAALELNLGKVAQPLRIAVCGCGVSPAIDQTLYLLGKEKTLDRIARAIEYIKQHC; encoded by the coding sequence ATGACGATTAGAACCCGCTTCGCTCCGAGTCCCACCGGCTATCTGCACGTAGGCGGAGCCCGCACGGCTTTGTTTTCCTGGTTGTATGCGCGCAAACACGGCGGTAAATTCATTTTGCGTATCGAAGATACCGACCTGGAACGCTCCAGTCAGGAGTCGGTGAATGCGATCTTGGAAGGCATGACTTGGTTGGGGCTGGAATACGACGAGGGCCCTTTTTATCAAACTCACCGCTTCGACCGGTATAAAGAAGTGATCCAGCAATTGCTGGATCAAGGCGACGCCTACTATTGCTATTGCAGTCGCGAGGAGCTGGATGCCTTGCGCGAACAACAAATGGCCAATAAAGAAAAACCGCGCTACAACGGCAAATGTCGTACTGCGGAGGCCGCAGACGGCGAGCGGGTGGTGCGTTTCAAAAATCCGGATCACGGCGACGTGGTCATCGACGATTTGGTCAAGGGCCGTATCGTGGTCGCCAACAAAGAACTGGACGATTTGATCATCGCCCGTTCGGACGGCACCCCTACTTACAATTTGACCGTTGTGGTCGACGATATGGATATGGGAGTGACTCACGTAATCCGCGGCGACGACCACGTCAATAACACCCCGCGGCAAATCAACATACTAAAGGCTTTAGGGGCGAGTTTACCGGTTTACGCTCACGTGCCGATGATTTTGGGGGCGGACGGAGCGCGCTTGTCCAAACGCCACGGCGCAGTGAGTGTGATGCAGTACCGCATGGACGGCTATATGCCGGAGGCCTTGCTGAATTATTTAGTGCGGTTGGGCTGGTCGCACGGCGATCAGGAATTGTTCAGCGTCGACGAGATGATACAACTGTTCGATCTGGAAAAAGTCAACGTCTCGGCTTCTACCTTTAACACCGAAAAACTGTTGTGGCTTAATCATCAATATTTGATGAATAGCGATCCGGCCAGGGTGGCGCATCACTTGAGCTGGCATTTTGGTGAATTGGGCATAGACCCGGCTACCGGGCCGGCGTTGACGGATGTGGTGCTGGCCCAACGCGAGCGTTGCAAGACGTTGGTGGAAATGGCAGAACAAAGTGTCTATTTCTACCGCGACTTCGATAGTTACGAGGAAAAAGCCGTCAAGAAAAATTTCAAGGCCGGCGTCGAAGACGTATTACAGCATTTATGGAGCCGCTTCGACAGTTTGTCAGGTTGGCAGCCGGAGGCTTTGCATCAAGTCGTCATCGACAGCGCAGCGGCGTTGGAGCTCAACCTGGGCAAAGTGGCGCAACCCTTGCGAATTGCCGTATGCGGATGCGGAGTGTCTCCGGCCATAGACCAGACCTTGTATCTGTTAGGCAAGGAAAAGACGCTGGATAGAATCGCGCGCGCCATCGAATACATCAAGCAACATTGCTGA
- a CDS encoding cryptochrome/photolyase family protein → MHRSYSTSLFIFRRDLRLYDNAGLNAALTNSKRVFAAFVFDPEQIEPHAYQSRFGLNYLLEAVQDLQEQLRARGARLHLFYAAPIQVLSVLHRRLNLAAVFVNRDYTPFSKRRDSELAAYCGDHGLGFFQHADALLNEPEAVVKADGGRYQVFTAFYRQAHAIPVAQPRELAAGEFVIDAVPEEIESPARFAGPCSSPLRGGRAQALQRLQQLSKLVAYSLQRDFPALEQTSGLSADLKFGCCSIREAYFAAVLNLGSDHALLRQFYWRDFFYHIAVDFPHVFGHAFQPRFDHLSWRNDLAEFEAWAAGRTGFPIVDAGMRQLNQTGMLPNRLRMIVASFLVKDLHVSWRWGERYFAQRLVDYDPCLNNGNWQWAASTGCDAQPYFRIFNPWLQQKKYDPDCAYISRWLPELAQFAPHAIHNWHINPLACDYPPPMLDHAERSRQAKVLFHDIASDK, encoded by the coding sequence ATGCATCGCAGTTATTCAACCTCGTTGTTCATTTTTCGGCGAGATTTACGCCTTTATGATAATGCCGGCTTGAATGCGGCCTTGACAAACTCCAAGCGGGTGTTTGCCGCATTTGTTTTTGACCCCGAACAAATCGAGCCTCATGCCTACCAAAGCCGTTTCGGCTTGAACTATCTGTTGGAAGCCGTGCAGGATTTGCAGGAACAGTTGCGCGCACGCGGTGCGCGCTTGCATCTTTTTTATGCTGCTCCCATCCAGGTGTTATCCGTCTTGCATCGGCGGTTGAATTTGGCCGCGGTTTTCGTCAATCGCGATTACACGCCGTTCAGCAAACGAAGAGATTCCGAATTGGCGGCGTATTGCGGGGATCACGGGTTAGGCTTTTTTCAGCATGCCGATGCGTTGTTGAACGAGCCGGAAGCAGTGGTCAAAGCCGACGGCGGCCGCTATCAGGTGTTTACCGCTTTCTACCGACAAGCGCACGCCATTCCCGTCGCGCAACCTCGCGAGTTAGCGGCCGGCGAATTCGTGATCGACGCCGTACCGGAAGAAATCGAGTCACCAGCGCGATTTGCAGGGCCCTGCAGCAGTCCGTTGCGGGGCGGGCGCGCTCAGGCATTGCAACGCCTGCAGCAATTGTCCAAGCTGGTTGCTTATAGTCTGCAACGCGATTTTCCGGCGCTGGAGCAAACTAGCGGATTGTCCGCTGATTTGAAGTTCGGTTGTTGCTCGATACGGGAAGCCTACTTCGCCGCGGTTTTGAATCTTGGCTCCGACCACGCGCTGCTCAGACAATTTTATTGGCGGGACTTTTTTTACCATATCGCCGTTGATTTTCCACACGTATTCGGCCACGCTTTCCAGCCGCGATTCGACCATTTGTCTTGGCGTAACGATTTAGCCGAATTTGAAGCTTGGGCGGCGGGACGTACCGGCTTTCCGATAGTGGATGCAGGGATGCGGCAGTTGAATCAAACCGGCATGCTACCCAACCGGCTTAGAATGATAGTTGCGTCGTTTTTAGTCAAAGATCTACACGTCAGTTGGCGCTGGGGAGAACGCTATTTCGCCCAGCGATTGGTCGATTACGATCCTTGTTTGAATAACGGCAATTGGCAATGGGCAGCCTCAACCGGCTGTGACGCGCAGCCGTATTTTCGAATTTTTAATCCTTGGTTACAGCAAAAAAAATACGATCCGGATTGTGCTTACATCTCGCGTTGGCTGCCCGAACTTGCCCAGTTCGCGCCGCATGCCATTCATAATTGGCACATTAATCCTTTGGCCTGCGATTATCCGCCGCCCATGCTCGACCACGCCGAGCGTAGTCGTCAAGCCAAAGTGCTATTTCATGACATAGCCTCTGATAAATAA
- a CDS encoding YbgA family protein, whose protein sequence is MEPILIGISSCLLGHTVRYDGAHKYHSYIERTLGQYFQFKPFCPEYAAGLGVPRPAVQLREFGGEVRVVGVKDHSFDVTEQLRETSARQSDWLAPLSGYILKKDSPSCGMERVKIYKNDIPAKTGVGVFAQFMQRQFPDLPVEEEGRLGDPMLRENFIQRVFVRHRWLELKRSGLSKHGLITFHSRHKLIAMSHEQNRAKSLGRMLADAETGTIDQLAARYFGELMACLQIVATRGNHVNVLQHIQGYLKHTLDGEDKKELVETIESYRRGEVPLIVPLTLLRHHFRKQPDPFIDASFYMVPHPAQLALLNEI, encoded by the coding sequence ATGGAACCCATATTAATCGGTATAAGCAGTTGTTTACTGGGTCATACGGTTAGGTATGACGGTGCGCATAAATACCACAGTTATATCGAACGCACGCTCGGTCAGTATTTTCAGTTTAAACCGTTCTGCCCGGAGTATGCCGCCGGGTTGGGCGTGCCGCGTCCGGCGGTTCAGCTGAGAGAATTCGGTGGCGAGGTGCGCGTCGTCGGGGTAAAAGATCATAGTTTCGACGTTACCGAGCAACTGCGGGAAACCAGCGCCCGTCAGAGCGACTGGCTTGCTCCGCTGTCGGGATATATCCTGAAAAAGGATTCGCCAAGCTGCGGCATGGAGCGAGTCAAGATTTATAAGAACGACATACCGGCTAAGACCGGTGTAGGTGTGTTCGCCCAATTCATGCAACGGCAATTTCCCGATTTGCCGGTAGAAGAAGAAGGGAGACTAGGTGATCCGATGCTGAGAGAAAATTTCATTCAACGGGTTTTCGTACGGCATCGTTGGTTGGAATTAAAGCGAAGCGGCTTGAGCAAGCATGGCTTGATCACCTTTCACAGCCGACATAAATTGATTGCGATGAGTCACGAGCAAAATCGTGCCAAAAGTTTAGGCCGTATGCTGGCCGATGCCGAGACCGGCACTATCGATCAGCTTGCCGCCCGTTATTTCGGCGAATTAATGGCCTGCTTGCAAATCGTTGCCACCCGCGGTAATCACGTCAATGTGTTGCAGCATATACAGGGTTATTTAAAGCATACATTAGACGGCGAGGACAAAAAGGAATTAGTGGAGACCATCGAATCCTATCGGCGTGGCGAGGTACCGTTAATCGTGCCGTTGACGTTGTTGCGGCATCATTTTCGCAAGCAGCCCGATCCTTTTATCGATGCGTCGTTTTACATGGTTCCTCATCCTGCGCAATTAGCCTTGCTTAACGAAATTTGA
- a CDS encoding DUF1415 domain-containing protein has translation MNDQHIIEATGRWLTDFVIAYEICPFARREHLSNSIRYQVCRTPLPEQTLAAVVEECEHLDKNPETETTLLILPEGYEDFDDYLDILAIAEQLLIELGYEGIYQIASFHPDYHFEFSEPSSEDDAANYTNRSPFPMLHLLRESSIERAIATFPDPENIPARNIQKTRQLGAETLSALLAQCRRTAG, from the coding sequence ATGAATGATCAACACATTATTGAAGCTACCGGAAGATGGCTCACCGATTTCGTGATTGCCTATGAAATCTGTCCCTTCGCTAGACGCGAACATCTCTCCAACAGTATACGTTATCAGGTGTGCCGCACGCCGCTGCCGGAACAGACTTTGGCAGCCGTAGTCGAGGAATGCGAGCATTTGGATAAAAATCCGGAAACTGAAACCACGCTGTTGATACTGCCCGAAGGTTACGAGGATTTCGACGATTATTTGGACATACTGGCTATCGCCGAACAATTGCTAATCGAGCTGGGATACGAAGGCATTTATCAAATAGCCAGTTTTCATCCCGACTATCATTTCGAGTTCAGCGAGCCGAGCAGCGAAGACGACGCCGCCAACTACACCAACCGATCGCCCTTCCCTATGCTGCATTTGCTCAGAGAATCCAGCATAGAACGGGCGATTGCCACCTTTCCGGATCCGGAAAACATACCGGCTCGCAACATACAAAAGACCAGACAACTAGGCGCTGAAACGCTGAGCGCCTTATTGGCACAATGCCGCCGAACGGCTGGCTGA
- a CDS encoding protein-methionine-sulfoxide reductase heme-binding subunit MsrQ — translation MSLKLDNIRIPVALCCLLPLFWLLLDILLDRLGGNPIQAITIRLGDWALRFICITLAITPVQTITNWRGMADFRQMFGMYAFFYASLHLLAYLFVDHAAAWHTIYVDIIESIYLWMGVIAYFVILLLAVTSPNSAKKRLGKNWKKLHRFIYYAAIIAVTHYIWQLKGNLIQPLVYLILVILLLVFRMMVWLKSRQLSKLMLPRGKSVHLDQSD, via the coding sequence ATGTCATTGAAGCTTGATAATATCAGAATTCCGGTGGCGCTTTGCTGTTTGTTGCCTTTGTTTTGGTTGTTGTTGGATATTTTATTGGATAGATTGGGTGGCAATCCGATTCAAGCCATTACTATTAGGTTAGGGGATTGGGCGCTCCGATTTATTTGCATCACCTTAGCGATAACGCCGGTTCAAACGATTACGAATTGGCGTGGCATGGCCGATTTTAGGCAAATGTTCGGAATGTATGCTTTTTTTTATGCTTCGTTACATTTGTTGGCATACTTATTCGTTGACCATGCAGCGGCCTGGCATACCATATATGTGGATATAATCGAAAGCATTTATTTATGGATGGGGGTAATCGCTTATTTCGTCATTTTGTTGTTGGCGGTGACTTCTCCAAATTCAGCTAAAAAACGTTTAGGCAAAAATTGGAAAAAATTACACCGTTTTATATATTATGCCGCAATCATTGCTGTCACTCACTATATTTGGCAGCTGAAGGGCAATTTAATCCAACCCTTGGTTTATTTGATTTTAGTGATTTTGCTATTAGTTTTCAGAATGATGGTTTGGTTAAAAAGTCGCCAGTTGAGTAAATTGATGTTGCCCCGCGGAAAATCCGTACATCTCGATCAGAGCGATTGA
- a CDS encoding TIGR01777 family oxidoreductase: MNQPAVLVTGGTGFLGSALVKRLLAGGYAVTVFSRSSAKVAGRFDASVKAVTRIDQLPEADQFFAVVNLAGAGIFDGFWTAARKALIRNSRIQFTLQLVAWMTAAKSKPAFVSGSAIGYYGNQAERILDEDSRPVNDFSQQLCADWETAARTAELAGIRVCLIRTGLVLGDKGGILNRMLLPFRMGFGGRLGSGNQWMSWIHIDDWIAIVMAMLTDSTMTGPYNAVAPEPVTNRQFSAALAGQLHRPMLMPMPERLLRLVLGEMADVLLGSQRVVPKRLLASGFRFQFNQLSQALHNILNPV, encoded by the coding sequence ATGAACCAGCCAGCCGTATTAGTGACCGGAGGAACAGGGTTTCTGGGTAGCGCTTTAGTGAAGCGATTACTGGCCGGCGGATATGCCGTTACCGTATTCAGCCGAAGTTCGGCTAAGGTGGCCGGCCGGTTCGATGCGTCCGTTAAAGCCGTCACTCGCATTGACCAATTACCTGAAGCGGATCAATTTTTTGCCGTGGTAAATTTGGCCGGAGCGGGTATTTTCGACGGTTTTTGGACGGCTGCGCGCAAGGCATTAATCAGGAATAGCCGAATCCAGTTCACCTTGCAGCTAGTCGCTTGGATGACGGCGGCTAAGAGCAAGCCGGCGTTCGTTAGCGGCTCGGCGATAGGCTATTACGGTAATCAAGCGGAGCGAATCCTGGACGAAGACAGTAGGCCGGTTAACGATTTCAGCCAGCAGCTTTGTGCGGATTGGGAGACGGCGGCCCGCACGGCAGAGCTTGCTGGGATAAGAGTGTGTTTGATTCGTACCGGTTTGGTGTTAGGTGACAAAGGCGGCATTCTAAACAGGATGTTGCTGCCGTTCCGAATGGGGTTTGGTGGCAGATTGGGTAGCGGGAACCAATGGATGTCTTGGATACATATCGACGATTGGATCGCCATTGTTATGGCGATGTTAACCGATTCGACGATGACGGGCCCTTATAACGCGGTGGCGCCGGAACCCGTGACCAACCGCCAATTCAGCGCGGCACTGGCGGGCCAATTGCATAGACCCATGCTCATGCCTATGCCGGAACGCTTGCTAAGATTGGTTTTGGGCGAAATGGCCGATGTGTTGCTGGGTAGTCAACGAGTCGTGCCTAAGCGCCTTTTAGCGAGTGGATTTCGCTTTCAATTCAATCAGTTAAGTCAAGCGCTACACAATATTTTAAATCCGGTTTAA